TTGAGAAAGGATTCCTGGATTTCTTCCAGCACCGGCAGGGGAAGGGCCGCCGGCCCGGCATTGAAATTGTAGATTCTGTCCGCTTTCATCGTGGCAACCTCCATTTGGAATAGGTCAGGGGCGCGGTGGTTCGGCCCGAAAAACATCGAATACGCATATGGAACCTGTACTTCTACCGATAGAAACCGCTGGATGTCAACTCGTAACATCAATCAGATCGTGATTTTGGTTCAATGTCCGGCAAACCCGGAGAATCCGGTTGCAATACAGGCGTTCTGTGGTACTTTTCATATTGGTGTTGCGCTCCGGTGGACCCGCCCATCGGCTTTGAACGTTGTTGCGGGGAAGCAGGAGACGTTTATCACCATTGGATGTCTTAAAACTGAAAAAGGAGATTATGAATGAATAAGTATGTTGCAGAATTCTTTGGCACCTTCTGGCTGGTTCTTGGCGGATGCGGCAGCGCCGTCCTGGCTGCCGCGTTCCCGGATGTCGGCATCGGTCTTCTCGGCGTTGCCCTGGCCTTTGGCCTTACCGTGCTGACGATGGCTTTCGCTATCGGGCACATATCCGGCTGCCACCTCAATCCGGCCGTCTCGTTCGGCCTGTGGGCCGGCGGACGGTTTCCGGCAAAAGATCTGGTCCCTTATATCGTCGCACAGGTTTTCGGCGCCGTTGTCGCCGGCGGTGTTTTGTACCTTATCGCCAGCGGCAAGACGGGCTTCGATCTTTCCGCAGGGTTCGCTTCGAACGGCTACGGCGCTCATTCGCCGGGCGGGTACAGTCTGTCGGCGGCATTGATCACCGAAGTGGTAATGACTATGATGTTTCTTGTGGTCATTCTTGGGGCCACGGATCATCGTGCGCCGCAGGGGTTTGCGCCGATCGCCATCGGGTTGTGCCTGACCCTCATCCATTTGATATCCATCCCCGTGACCAACACATCCGTGAATCCGGCCCGCAGCACAGGGGTTGCTGTATTTGTGGGGGATTGGGCAATTTCGCAGCTCTGGCTGTTCTGGGTGGCACCGATTGCAGGCGGCTTGCTGGGCGCAGTCATTTATCGCTTTATCGGCAGCGAGGAAAAATAGCAGGGCCTATGCCCAACCGGCTTCAGTTGGCAGCAGATATGGGTGCGTTCTAAACGGATACACCCTAAAGGAACCCTTTTTAGCTTTTGATAGGCGCCTTTAATGCCAGGTGAAACGTATCAAAGGAAGAAATAGTGGGTAATAAAAATCCTTGTGTCTTGTACTTGTCTCACGGAGGCGGTCCCTTGCCGTTGCTCGGTGATCCGGGGCACTCGCAGATGGTTGAAAACCTGGAATATCTATCTTCAACAATCAAAAAGCCATCTGCTATTATCGTGATAAGCGCTCATTGGGAAGAAGAAATCCCCACAATTACTTCTGCGGAAAAGCCCTCACTGATTTATGATTATTACGGCTTTCCCGAAGCGTCCTATCTCATTGAATATCCGTGCCCTGGTGAACCGATGTTAGCAAAGCAAATCCAGGAATTATTCAACAAATCAGGCATCGAATCGCGGCTGGATGAACAAAGAGGCTTTGACCACGGATTATTCGTGCCCTTAAAAATAATGGTTCCCGATGCAGATATCCCCTGTGTCCAGATCTCTTTGGTTAAAGGCCTGGACCCTGCCGACCATATCAAAATAGGGTCCGCTCTTTCCGGCATAAACGATGATGGCTTGCTGATCATCGGTTCTGGTTTTTCTTTTCACAATATGAGGGCATTTTTTGAACCGGAAACAATCGATAGCAAAGCCATGAATGAAGCGTTCGAACAATGGTTGATCGATACCTGTTCCAACCCGGATATGGATGAATCCGAAAGAACCGGGAGACTAGAAAACTGGGAAAAGGCGCCCCATGCAAGATATTGCCATCCGAGAGAAGAGCATTTGTTGCCGCTGCATGTCTGCTATGGCGTTGCCGGTACTTCTTGTTCCGAATATGTTGAATTAAAGATTCTCAACAAAAAATCAAGTATGTATCTTTGGTAAATAAAGGAGCCGAATAAGAATGTTCGATTATTCCCTGGTCCATTGGGCCACCTTTTTTACAGCCGCCGTTTTGTTAAACCTGTCTCCGGGCCCGGATATGGCCTTCATTTTGGGTCAAACGGCAAAAGGAGGTGTGCGGTCAGGATTTTCTGCGATGTTCGGTAATGCATCGTGGTCTCGGTGCATTGTTTGTCGGGTTGGGGATTAAATTGGCAACCAGTGACCGCATTTAGTGCCTATTTTTGGATGGGTACTATTCAAGATTTCAGAAAAGGGAAGAGTACTTACTCCTCCAACTGCCATCGAAGATTAGTATTTGACCCGCGAACTTAAAATGGGGTAGAAGCTGCTCCTGTTTAAGATCAAAATGCACCATAACAAGGAGGAGTTTTGCCCACCCCAGAACGTTTGAATGAGATATTTGCGGACAAGTTGCCAGGTTACCTCGGTATTGTCGTTACCTCAATCAGTAAAGCCGAAGTCAGAGCAGAAATGGAAGTCAACCAAGCGAACATCGCCCCGAACGGATTTCTCTTTGCCGGCAGCGTGGTAACGCTGGCAGATACATCGTGCGGCAACGGATGTCTCGCTAATTTGCCGGAAGGTGCGTCAGGATTCACCACCATTGAACTCAAGTCCAACCACCTGGGAACCGCGCGGGAAGGAACCATTGCCTGTGTCACCCATCCGGTTCACATGGGGAGAACCACGCAGGTATGGGATGCCGTTGTAAGCCACCGGCAATCCGGAAAAACGATTGCATTGTTTCGGTGTACGCAAATGATTTTATATCCGAAGGGTGATCTCGAGCAAACCGTGCACCTATAGAGAGATACCGGATTCTCCTTGGAAAGGAAACGTTCCATGAAAATATTTAACTACCCGTCTACTGCGGCGGAGAAGAAACTGAAAGCCATCGTCGGGCGGGAGATCGACTTCAGGAAGAAAGACGTCCAGACCGTGACCCGGATTATCAAGGATGTCCGGCAAAACGGGGACAGCGCCCTGATCCGCTACACCCGGGAGTTCGACGCCCCCAAAATGTCCGAAAAGAACCTGGCGGTCACTCCGGAAGAGATGTTGGCGGCCAAAAAGCAGGTGGACCGGAACTTCATACGGGCGCTGAATCGTGCAGCCGACCAGATCGAATCCTTTCACCGCCAGCAACTGCCCAAATCGTGGATCGACACCCGGCGTTCCGGCACCCTTCTGGGCCAGATGGTCAACCCCGTGGATGCCGCCGGCGTCTACGTGCCGGGCGGCAAGGGCGGCACGACCCCCTTGGTTTCCTCGGTGCTCATGGGCGCCATTCCGGCCAGGATTGCCGGCGTGCCCAAAGTGGTCATGGCCACCCCGCCCACCCCCTCGGGAGAAGTCGCCCCTCAGCTTCTCGTGGCTGCACAGAAAGCCGGTGTGGATGCCGTCTACAAAATGGGCAGCGCCTGGGCCATCGCCGCTTTGGCTTATGGCACCGAAACGGTGCCTCGGGTCAACGTGATCGTCGGTCCGGGAAACATCTACGTCACCCTGGCCAAGAAACTGGTGGCCGGTACGGTGGGCATCGATATGATCGCCGGCCCCAGCGAGATCCTGGTGATTGCCGACGATACGGCCAATCCGGCATTTACTGCCGCCGATCTTCTCAGCCAGGCCGAGCACGACGTGCTGGCCTCGGCCATTCTGGTCACCCCTTCGGCGGAACTGGCCCGGGCGGTGAAAACCGAAGTGGAAAATCAACTGGAGGCTCTTTCCAGGGTCGATATCGCCCGCCAGAGTCTGGCCGCTTTCGGCGCCATCATGGTGGTCGAGAACCTGGAAACGGCTATCGATCTGGCCAACCGCATCGCCCCCGAGCATCTGGAGCTTCAGGTGGCCGATGCCATGGACGTGGCCCCGCGACTGCGCAATGCCGGCGCCATTTTCCTGGGGAACTATACGCCCGAACCGGTGGGCGACTATGTGGCCGGCCCCAACCACGTCCTGCCCACGGCCGGCACGGCGCGCTTTTCCTCCGCCCTTTCCGTGGAGCACTTCGTGAAGAAGACCAGCCTGATCCGTTACTCGCCGGAGGCATTTAAAAAAGAGGCCCCCGACATCATCCGCCTGGCCACGGTGGAAGGCCTGGGGGCCCACGCCAACGCGGTTCAGGTGCGCCTTACCACCAAAGGATAACCAATTATGGAGATCATCGACCTGCGCTCGGACACCATTACCCGGCCGACGGCGGCCATGAGAAAAGCCATGGCCGAGGCCGAGGTGGGGGACGATGTGTTCAAGGAGGACCCCACCGTCAACCGGCTGGAGGAAATGGCGGCCCAACGCATGGGAAAACCGGCGGCCCTGCTGGTTTCCTCGGGCACCATGGGCAATCTGGTGGCCCAACTGGCCCACTGCGGGCGGGGCGACGAAACCCTTCTGGGCGACCAGTCCCACGTGTTCTTCTACGAACAGGGAGGGGCCTCGGCCCTGGGGGGCATCCACCCGCGGACCCTGGCCAATGCCGACGACGGCACCATCCCCCTTGATGCCATCGAGGCCGCCATCCGTCCCGACGATGTGCACTTTCCCCGGTCGCGGCTGATCATCCTGGAGAATACCCACAATCGCTGCAATGGCGTGCCGCTGGCACCGGCCTACACCCATGCGGTGGGGCAACTGGCCGCCCGGCATGGCCTGAAGCTGCACATCGACGGCGCGCGCATTTTCAACGCCGCCGTTGCCTTGGGCGTGGATGCGGCCGAACTGGCGGCCCCGGCGGATTCGGTGACCTTCTGCCTGAGCAAGGGCCTGGCCTCCCCGGTAGGGTCGGTGGTCTGCGGAGAAAAAGATTTTATCGCCCAGGCGAGAAGAATGCGAAAATCCGTTGGCGGCGGGATGCGCCAGGCCGGCATCATCGCCGCGGCCGGCATCGTGGCGCTGACCGAAATGGTGGATCGCCTGGCCGAGGATCACGCCAACGCCCGGAAACTGGCCATGGGCCTGGCACAGACGCCCGGCCTGGAAATCGACCCTGAACGGGTCACCACCAATATTGTCTACTTTCGCGTGGTTCGTGAAGGCATGGACGCTCCCTCACTGGTGCCCCGGCTGGCCGACAGCGGCGTGCTTGTTCTTCCGACGGCGCCGGACCGGATGCGGGCCGTACTCAACTATCATGTGACCGCAGATGACGTGGAGCGGGCGCTAACGGTATTCCGAAGGACGATGACCGCCTGAATACTATGTAATAAAAAAGGCGACCTGACGGCTCCAATGAGCCCGGCAGGTCGCCTTTTGAAATCTTGCGCGGTGTGCGAATTTACACGGCGTCTCTTAACTTCTTGCCCGGTTTGAACTTCACAACGTTGGCGGCTTTGATTTTGATGACTTCGCCGGTCTGGGGGTTGCGTCCCTTGCGGGCTTTGCGGCGCACCTTCATGAAGGTTCCGAAACCGACCAAGGTCACTTTACCGTCTTTTTTCTTCAGGGCCTTGGCCACGTTGCCGGTAAAGGAATCCAGTGCGGCTGCGGCGGCGACTTTGGTGATGCCGGCGTCGGCTGCCATTTTCTCAACGATTTCAGCTTTGGTCATCTTTTCCTCCTTTGATGGGTGTGAAGAAGCGGGAACCTAATAATTGAGGCTTATGTTTTGGCATTACAGCAATTTTTTAAGCGTGTCAACAGCGAAACCGCATGAAACAAGGGTTTGGGGGAAGAAAAAGGGCCTTAGTGCTTGAAACTGCGCTGTCCGGTATAAACCATCGTCACCCCGGCCTCGTTGCACGCCTCGATTGACTGGTAATCGTTGGTCGATCCGCCGGGCTGCACCACCGCGGTGATTCCTTCGCGGATGCCCACGTCCACCCCGTCCCGAAAGGGAAAGAACGCGTCGCTGATCATGGATGCGCCGATAAGTCCGCCCTTTTCAGCGTTTACCCGTGCGTCGACCTCCGCTTTTTTCTCCTCGTCGTTCAGGTCGTTGTACGGGATCTGCCAGGCGTCAAAGCTGTAGCGGTCGGCCAGCTTGCGGTAGGCTTTGTCCCGGGCGATCTCGGCCACTCCCACCCGATCCTGCTCGCCGGTGCCGATCCCGACGGTGACCAGATCCTTGACATAAAGTACTGAATTGGACGTGACCCCCGCTTCGACCAGCCAGCCGAACAGCAGGTCTTCATATTCGCTGTCCGTGGGCATGCGGTCGATCCGGTAGGTTTTGCCGTTGGCTTCGCAGCTGGCCGGCTTCAGGTCTTCCCTGGTGCGGGTCTGCGGCACGAAGGACCACTGGGCGATGATGCCGCCGTCGATCAGGCTTTTGAATTCGACGCAGCGCTTCCCGACGAACTGCTGCAAGCGGTCGATATTGCCGATGCGGATCACCCGCAGATTCTTTTTACGAGAAAAGATGTCCATGACGCCCGGCTCGAAATCCGGGGCCACGACCACTTCGGCATACTGGCTGCAAACCGCCTCGGCGGCGGCCTTGTCCACACTGCGGTTCAGGGCGATGCATCCGCCGAAGGCGGCCACCCGATCCGCGAGGTTGGCCTTGACGTAAGCCTGTTCAAGGGTTTCAGCCTGGGCTACGCCGCAGGGGTTGTTGTGCTTGACAATCACCGCCGTGGGTCGATTGGTGAAATAGCGGAGAATATTGAGCGAGTTGTCCGCATCGGTGAGATTGGTCTTGCCGGGGTGCTTGCCGGACTGCAGCAGTTCGATGTCCGATGCCAGGTACTGGCCGGGTTGAATGATCTCGGTTTCACCGAGAATCAGATTGCCGTTGACCATGCGGTACAGGGCCGCCTCCTGACCGGGGTTCTCGCCGTAGCGCAGCCCCTTCTGGACGCCGTCGATGGTCCAGGTGACTTTCTCATAGAAAAGGGTTTGCCGCTGGTCTCCGTCGACAAAGCTGATCTCCATTTGAGGGGGAAAGTGGTCGTCCATGATGGTGCGGTACATCTTTTTCAAGTCGTCAGCCATAAGAAAACTCCTTGGTCCAGTACCCTGCAAGAAACGGCGCCTTTCGGCCCAGGCCGGCGTTCTCGCTCGGCTGAAATCCTCAACGTAGCGCTGCTACGCCTGCGGTATCAACCTCGCTGCGGCCTTGGCCTGAACCAAAATTCACCATTTCTTGCAGGGCACCCGATACGGGTAATGTTATTGAAAATGAAAAAACGAATATTGGAAGCCGGCGATTTGGGATCGGACTTCCGTTCTCAGTCTTTCGTTTTCCGACCTCTGTCTTCCGTCCTCAGAAATCATACTCCTTCTCGATGTCCGCAAAGGCCGTGTCGGCCAGATAGCCGGCAATGGTGGTATCGTAGGCGGCCGTGTGGGCGAAAGCCTTGCAGGCCAACCGGTAGCGCATGGCCAGGGAAACGCGTCCGTCGCCGGTGGCCATCTCGTCGGCGATGGATTCGTAGTCGCCCGGATCGACCACCGAAGCTACGCGAATGAAGTTCTTGGCCGAGGCGCGGATCATGCACGGGCCGCCGATGTCGATGTTGCCCCGGGCCTGCTCCGGGGTGACGCCGGGTTTGGCGATGGTTTCCTTGAACGGGTAGAGGTTGACCACCACCATGTCGATGGGCACCGCCTGCGTCCGGGCCAGGTCGGCCTGGTGGGCGTCATTGTAGGTTTCGGTGAGAAGTCCCAGGTAAATCTTGAAATCCAGCGTCTTTACCAGGCCGCCCTGGGTCTCCGGCTGGCCGGTGTAGTCGGACACCTGGGTGAGACGCCCTGTTGCCCGGCCGCCCAGGATCTCGTTGAGCCGGGCGAAGGTGCCGCCGGTGGAAAAGATACGCAGCTCCGGATTGACCGACAGCAGCCGGGGAACGAAGGTTTCCAGACCGGTTTTGTCGGAAACGCTGATCAAGACATGCTTCACACGCACGCGGTCATCGATTTTCTCTACTCTGTTCATTGTCATGTTGTGTGTGCCTCCAATGCAATCGCAAAAAGTTTGACGGATTCGTCACTTTACTCCTTCGTATTCTTTCAAAAACCGCTCGAAGAAGCCGGCCATGAACCGATGCCGCTCCTCGGCCAGACGCCGTCCGGCGGGTGTCAGAATGCGCTCATGGATTTTGGACAGCTTCACCAGGTACTCCCGGTATCCCGTGTCGTCGCTGGAGTAGGCCGGTGCCCGGGTCACATCGATTTCCGGGCTGTGCAGCCGGGCACCCAACTCGCCGGCAAACAGAAAGGCCCGGGCGATGCCCACCGCACCGATGGCATCCAGTTTGTCGGCATCGAAGACCACGCGGGCTTCCATTGTCCGCGGGTCTTCTCCCCGGCGGAAACGATGGGCGGCGATGCAGTGAATGATGTTTTCCCGCCGGTGTTCGGCGAGTGGCAACGCTGCCAGCATCTCGCGCGCCATGGCCGCCCCCTTCTCGGCATGGCAGAGGTGGCCATTGGAACGGTCCTGATAGGCGCGGCCGATGTCGTGCAGGTAGGCGGCCGCTTCGGCCACAAGCAGATCGGCCCCTTCGGCGGCCCCGATATGCCGGCAAAGCCGGTGCACCCGCAGGGTGTGGTCCCAGTCGTGGCTGCCTTTGGCCTGTGAGAAATAAGCCTTGGCCCGGCGCCGGATATCGGCCAGCAGGTCCGCTTCGGAGGCGGTCAAATCCGCTGCGTCCGTTTCTTGGGCGGGAACGTAGGGTTCGGGCATGCGCTTCATTTTCTCACGGCTTTCATTCGATGGACATGATTCCTTCCCAGCGCTGAACCGCCGTTTTCGTGGGCAGCCCCCTGGATTCGAGCAACCGGACAATTTCCGGATCGTTGAATCGCAGATAAGGATTCACGGCCCGCTCTTCGTCGAGGGTCGAAACCACGTGGGTCTTGTCATAGCGGGCCGCGTAACGGTCGATGGCCGCATTGTCCGGGGTCAGGTGCCGGGCGAAGGCCAGCGATTCGGCGACGTAATCATGGCCGGCATACACGCGCGTGGCCCCGGGATAGTCCATGAGCAGGCGGATGGATCGGTAGAAGGCCTTCAGGTCTCCCGAGAAACAGTTGCCCACGGTGCCGTTGAACAGGGTGTCGCCCGTGACCAGAAAATCCCCGGTGGCAAAGGTTACCGAATCCATGGTGTGGCCCGGGGTCAGGCGGACGGTCACCGCCTCGCCGTTCAGGTCGATGACCTGGCTGTCGGAAAAGTCCCGGTGGTCTAAATAGTCGGCGCCGGTGGATTGCAACAGCTCGCGGGTTCCGACGGTGTGGTCGCCATGGCCATGGGTATTGGTGGCCGCTTCCAACTCCAGCCGGTTGAGGCCCAAAAAGGTGAGCATCTCCTCAACGGCGCCGCCATCGATGGCCAGGGCACGGCCGCCGGAATAAAGCAGGTATCCCAGGTTGTCGCCGCCGTAAAAAAATTGCTCGATTTTCAATGGTTCGGTTTCCGTTCGGGGTTTTTTCGTTAAATGACCGAGGCAGGAGCGCGCATGGCTGAATATCGATATCGGAAACCGCCGGTCCAGGCAACCAAAAAAAAGCGTCCGGGAGGCACGAAAATCGCTCTTCGGGCGCATGCTCGTTTTTGGAAGATAAGTGGCATTTAGGCTCCACTTTACTCCACAGCATTGACGACCCCGTTTTTATGTGCTTAACTTTCAAAAATTATTGATAAAAATTTCCTTCGAAATATAAGTTTTTTCTTGACACATTATAAAATTTGTACTTTTATCCATTCAAAGTGGATTGAAGTGGATGATAATGGTGACGCATGTTTCGGGGAAGCTCCTTTCATACCATCGACCCAAAAGGGCGAATCATCGTTCCGACGCGCTTTCGCGAGGTGATCAAAGATAGCGGTACGGACAGTATCATGATCACCCGCATGGACCGTTGCCTTTTTGCCTATGCCCATGACCGGTGGGAAGAACTGGAACAGAAAATACTTCATCTCCCCGAAAAAAGCGAGGAGATGCGCCGCTTTCAGCGTTTTTTTATCGGCGGCGCCCAGGACTGCAAGTGTGACGCCCAGGGACGCGTGCTGATTCCTCCCTTCTTGAAGCAGTACTCCGAGCTGGACAAGGACATCGTCCTGGTGGGCGTGCTGGACCGGTTCGAGATCTGGTCCCGGGAAAACTGGGACCGGGAAAACGGGCTTCAGGAAAGGGATATGGCCAACGAACAGGTGCGGCGCGAGATTGCCCTGTTGGGGCTCTAACCCGTGTCCGGCTATCATGTCACCGCCATGCCCCAAGAGGCCGTGGACATGTTGGCCTGTCGGCCGGGGAAAACGATTGTGGACGGTACGCTGGGTGGCTGCGGCCACGCGCGGCGTATCTGTGAACGGATTGCGCCGGACGGGGTGCTTGTCGGCGTGGATCAGGACCTCGATGCCATCGATCGGGCCCGCCGGGTGCTTCCCATAGGCGAATTGCGGATACATATCGTCCATGGCAATTTCGTGGACCTTCCGTCCATCCTTTCTCGACTGGGAATCGAATCCGTGGACGGCATCCTCATCGATATCGGGCTTTCGCTGCACCAGATCGAGGCAAGTCAACGCGGATTCAGCTTTATGCGGGACGAACCGCTGGATATGCGCATGAATGTCGAATCCAACGTGACGGCCGCCGATCTGGTGGCCACGTTAAGCGAACGGGAACTGGCGCAGACCTTCAGCCGGTACGGCGAAGAGCGTTGGGCCGGAAAAATCGCCCGCCATCTGGTTGCTGCCCGGCAAAAACAGCCCATCGCCACCTCCGGCCAACTGGCCCGTCTGGTGGAGCAGGCCATTCCCGCCGCCGCATCCCGATCCCAGCGGATCCATCCCGCCACCCGCGTATTCATGGCGCTGCGCATTGCCGTGAACCGTGAACTGGAGGTTCTGGAACGCTTTCTGGATGTGGCCGTGGATCTTCTCAAACCGACCGGCCGGCTGTGTGTGCTCGCTTTTCATTCGCTGGAAGACCGGATCGTGAAGCATCGCTTCCGGGAGATGGCGGATCCGTGCACCTGCCCGCCGTCTTTTCCTCAATGCACCTGCGGGCGCCGGCCGACCGTGCGGCTGCTGACGCGCAAGGTGGTGCGGCCATCGGACGCGGAGATCCGCGACAATCCCATGGCCCGCAGCACACGCCTTCGAGCGGTGGAGAAGTTGGGATGACCGGGGCGGTGAAACAGATGGCCCGGGCAATGCGCCAGGATGTGGAAACTGGAGCGGCCCCTTCGAAGAACCGTCGGGTCCGGCCGGCTCGAACGGCCATGACCGGCGTCTGGATTGCCTTGATGGCGCTGTTTTTCCTGCAAGGCCTGTTCTATGTCTGGTGCCGGGTTCAATGCGTCAACACCGGCTATGCCATCGAAAAGGAGAAGAGCCGCCACGAAACGCTGATCAAGGTGCGCAGCACATTGAATATCGAACTGGCCCGGCTCAAATCGCCGGAGCGGATCGAAACCATTGCCAGAACCCGATTGGGCCTGATCATGCCCGACGCCCAACGGACGGTGACACTGCCATGACGACGACCAAAGCGACAACCAAGGCGACGACGCGCACACGGATGCGGGCAGGCATCGTGGGTGGGCTTTTTCTCATGGCCCTTACGGCCATCTGTGCCCAGGCCGTGCGGCTGCACGTGTTCAAGGGCGCCTGGCTCTCCGAACGGGCCGCCGGTCAATACGAGCGCTCCACGGTGATCCAGGGCAAGCGCGGTACCATCTTCGACCGCAACGGCAGCCCGCTGGCGGTGAGCATCGAAAGCGTGTCCATCGCGGCCCATCCGGCAGTGTTCCCCGACCGCCAGGCGGCGTCCGTCCGGCTGGCCAAAGCCCTGGGGCAGCGTCAGCGGGACGTGTACGCAAAACTGAATCCCAAGCGATCTTTCGTGTGGCTCAAACGCCAGGCCATCCCCAGCCAGGCCGAAGCGGTGCGGAAGCTGGATATGAAAGGCATCGACTTTATCACCGAGCACAGCCGCTACTATCCCAGCAAGACCCTGGCGGCGCAACTGCTCGGCTTTTCCGGTATCGACGGCCACGGCCTCGAAGGGTTGGAATTCTACTTCGACGCCGACCTCAAGGGACGGGAAAAGGAGATCACCGTCCTCAAGGATGCCCATAACGACCGCTTCGAAGGCGTCGGAGAACTGCCGCCGACCGAAGGCAACAACGTCGTGTTGACCATCGACCGCACCATCCAGCACATCGCCCAGAAAGCTCTGGAGGCTTCGGTGAGCGAATTCAAGGGGCGCTCGGGAATGGCGATCGTCATGGCCCCGGCCACCGGAGAGGTGCTGGCGCTGGCCCAATACCCCTTTTTCAATCCCAACCGTTTCCGGACTTACGGGCGGGAGTTGTGGCGCAACCGGGTCGTCACCGATCCTTTCGAACCCGGATCGACGATGAAGATTTTCAGTGTGGCCGCGGCAATCGACAAGAACATCTGTTCGCCTTCCACGATTTTCTACTGTGAGAACGGCGAATATCGCATCGGCAGGAACGTGATTCACGACACCAAATCCCACGGCTGGCTGTCGCTGCAGCAGATCGTCAAATACTCGAGCAACATCGGGGCCGTCAAAATGGCCGAAAAACTCGGTGCCCAGCAGCTTTATGAATACCTGCAAAGCTTCGGATTCGGCCGGCGCTCGGGCATCGCCTGTCCCGGTGAGACGGCCGGCAGCCTGAGCAGTTTCAAGAACTGGTCCGCCATCGATACCGGCGCCATCTCTTTCGGCCAGGGCATTTCGGTATCGGCCATTCAACTGGCCGCAGCCGCCTCGGCCATCGCCAACGACGGAATGCTCATGAAGCCGATGCTTGTCAAAGCGGTAACGGACCGCAAGGGAAGGCCGGTCAAGTCCTATGATCCCCAGCCGGTGCGGCGGGTCGTCTCCGCGCAGACGGCCAGGACAGTGCGCCGCATCCTGAAAACCGTGATTACCGAAGGCGGTACGGGCGTCA
This window of the uncultured Desulfosarcina sp. genome carries:
- the rsmH gene encoding 16S rRNA (cytosine(1402)-N(4))-methyltransferase RsmH translates to MSGYHVTAMPQEAVDMLACRPGKTIVDGTLGGCGHARRICERIAPDGVLVGVDQDLDAIDRARRVLPIGELRIHIVHGNFVDLPSILSRLGIESVDGILIDIGLSLHQIEASQRGFSFMRDEPLDMRMNVESNVTAADLVATLSERELAQTFSRYGEERWAGKIARHLVAARQKQPIATSGQLARLVEQAIPAAASRSQRIHPATRVFMALRIAVNRELEVLERFLDVAVDLLKPTGRLCVLAFHSLEDRIVKHRFREMADPCTCPPSFPQCTCGRRPTVRLLTRKVVRPSDAEIRDNPMARSTRLRAVEKLG
- a CDS encoding penicillin-binding protein 2, coding for MTTTKATTKATTRTRMRAGIVGGLFLMALTAICAQAVRLHVFKGAWLSERAAGQYERSTVIQGKRGTIFDRNGSPLAVSIESVSIAAHPAVFPDRQAASVRLAKALGQRQRDVYAKLNPKRSFVWLKRQAIPSQAEAVRKLDMKGIDFITEHSRYYPSKTLAAQLLGFSGIDGHGLEGLEFYFDADLKGREKEITVLKDAHNDRFEGVGELPPTEGNNVVLTIDRTIQHIAQKALEASVSEFKGRSGMAIVMAPATGEVLALAQYPFFNPNRFRTYGRELWRNRVVTDPFEPGSTMKIFSVAAAIDKNICSPSTIFYCENGEYRIGRNVIHDTKSHGWLSLQQIVKYSSNIGAVKMAEKLGAQQLYEYLQSFGFGRRSGIACPGETAGSLSSFKNWSAIDTGAISFGQGISVSAIQLAAAASAIANDGMLMKPMLVKAVTDRKGRPVKSYDPQPVRRVVSAQTARTVRRILKTVITEGGTGVNAALEGYSVCGKTGTAQKIDDSGTYAKGRYLSSFLGFAPADHPELTILVIVDEPGNQNYGGIVAAPAFRKIALETLSYLNIPPGPDADRLRVSRGNRAKG